One genomic segment of Microtus ochrogaster isolate Prairie Vole_2 linkage group LG8, MicOch1.0, whole genome shotgun sequence includes these proteins:
- the Cd40 gene encoding tumor necrosis factor receptor superfamily member 5: MVSLPWQCALWGCLLTAVHLGQCAACGDKQYLFNGQCCDLCPPGKKLEEHCSALLKTQCLLCDSGEFMDKWNKEIRCYQHTHCEPNDGLQVEKEGTSDTDTVCACKEGQHCTSKECLRCVSHTSCGPGFGVKQMATGTADTVCELCPAGFFSSVSSTSEKCHPWTSCEAEKMTVIQAGTNQTDVVCGLQRRMRALLVIPIVMAILITIVVVMSFCIKKRVKDPEDDKALSPDLGQQGPVEMDYYPGHNTAAPVQETLHGCQPVAQEDGKESRISVQERQLTGSVDLKHLV; this comes from the exons ATGGTGTCTTTGCCTTGGCAGTGCGCGCTTTGGGGCTGCTTGTTGACAGCG GTCCATCTAGGACAGTGTGCTGCATGTGGTGACAAACAGTACCTCTTCAATGGCCAGTGCTGTGACTTGTGCCCGCCAG gaaagaaactggaggaacactgctcggctctcctcaagacccagtgcctCTTGTGTGACTCAGGCGAATTCATGGACAAGTGGAACAAAGAGATACGGTGTTACCAGCATACACACTGTGAACCTA ATGATGGGCTCCAGGTTGAGAAGGAGGGCACCTCAGATACAGACACCGTTTGTGCCTGTAAGGAAGGTCAACACTGTACCAGCAAGGAGTGCCTGAGATGTGTGTCGCACACATCCTGTGGCCCTGGCTTTGGAGTTAAGCAGATGG CCACAGGGACAGCTGACACTGTGTGTGAACTCTGCCCAGCTGGCTTCTTCTCCAGTGTGTCATCAACTTCTGAAAAGTGTCATCCTTGGACAAG CTGTGAGGCCGAAAAGATGACGGTTATCCAGGCAGGGACGAATCAGACTGATGTTGTCTGTG GTTTGCAGCGCCGGATGCGAGCCCTTTTGGTCATTCCCATCGTGATGGCCATCCTCATCACCATCGTCGTGGTGATGTCTTTCTGTATCA aaaagagGGTCAAGGACCCCGAGGATGATAAG GCCTTATCCCCTGATCTTGGACAGCAAGGACCTGTGGAGATGGACTATTATCCTGGCCACAACACTGCAGCTCCTGTGCAGGAGACATTGCATGGGTGTCAGCCTGTCGCACAGGAGGATGGCAAGGAGAGCCGCATCTCAGTGCAGGAGAGACAGCTGACAGGCAGCGTGGACTTGAAGCACCTGGTCTGA